Proteins encoded within one genomic window of bacterium:
- a CDS encoding PQQ-binding-like beta-propeller repeat protein, which yields MIRACLRIVSLAALSIGVVVAPSGGQNWPSFRGQFAAGAADGQDLPVSWNVESGENVLWKTPIPGMGHSSPVVWGDRVFVTTAVAESEVGLVLGDQGGIDLSGDTGTQSWQIYCLDRRSGEILWSKELYSGEPRAKRHVKSSHANSTPATDGETVVAILGPQGMVALDMEGNERWRVDLGVLDPGLFGEPSSSWGHGSSPVIGGDRVFVQVDRHSGSFLAAHDLANGEEIWKVTRDEKPIWATPTLHADGERTQLIVLGGDYDRGYDPATGEELWRFHRDLEVKTTTPIVAGDLIILSGGYRGKPLYAIKSAAMGDVSVSDGDKTGEYLAWTSEPGGPYTSTPVVYGDHVHFARNTGIVSVLSLATGARVYRERLDSTYSASPVASDGKIYLAGEEGVVTVIRAGPKFEVLGRSDMGEPCMATPAISQGALFVRTRGHLYSIGNSGVPQTTRAAPTL from the coding sequence ATGATCCGCGCCTGTCTTCGCATCGTCTCGCTCGCGGCCTTGTCGATCGGGGTCGTGGTGGCACCTTCCGGGGGCCAGAACTGGCCGTCGTTTCGCGGCCAGTTCGCCGCAGGCGCGGCCGATGGCCAGGACCTTCCGGTAAGCTGGAACGTCGAATCGGGCGAGAACGTACTTTGGAAGACCCCCATCCCCGGAATGGGGCACTCGAGCCCCGTCGTCTGGGGGGACCGGGTCTTCGTCACCACGGCCGTCGCCGAAAGCGAGGTCGGACTGGTGCTGGGTGACCAGGGTGGTATCGACCTGTCGGGCGACACGGGCACCCAGTCCTGGCAGATCTACTGCCTAGATCGGCGCAGCGGCGAGATCCTCTGGTCGAAGGAGCTCTACTCCGGCGAGCCGAGAGCCAAGCGTCACGTGAAATCCAGCCACGCCAACTCCACTCCGGCGACGGACGGAGAGACTGTCGTGGCCATCTTGGGACCGCAGGGGATGGTCGCTCTTGACATGGAGGGCAACGAGCGGTGGCGAGTGGATCTCGGAGTGCTCGATCCCGGGCTCTTCGGCGAACCGTCCTCGTCCTGGGGGCACGGGAGCTCCCCCGTGATTGGTGGCGACCGCGTGTTCGTCCAGGTGGATCGCCACAGCGGCTCGTTCCTGGCGGCCCACGACCTGGCGAATGGAGAGGAGATCTGGAAGGTGACGCGGGACGAAAAGCCGATCTGGGCCACACCCACGCTCCATGCGGACGGCGAAAGAACTCAGCTCATCGTCCTGGGCGGAGACTACGACCGAGGCTACGACCCGGCGACCGGAGAAGAGCTCTGGCGGTTCCATCGCGATCTCGAGGTCAAGACGACGACTCCTATCGTCGCCGGCGACCTGATCATTCTGTCGGGCGGCTACCGCGGCAAGCCACTCTACGCGATCAAGAGCGCAGCGATGGGTGACGTGTCGGTAAGCGATGGCGACAAGACCGGCGAGTACCTGGCCTGGACGAGCGAACCGGGAGGTCCCTACACCAGCACTCCGGTGGTCTACGGCGACCATGTTCACTTCGCCCGCAACACGGGGATCGTGAGCGTCCTGTCGCTCGCGACCGGCGCGCGCGTCTATCGAGAGCGGCTCGACAGTACCTATAGCGCCTCGCCGGTGGCGAGTGACGGGAAGATCTACCTGGCCGGCGAGGAGGGTGTCGTGACCGTGATCAGGGCGGGGCCGAAGTTCGAGGTCCTCGGCCGCAGCGACATGGGCGAGCCGTGCATGGCAACGCCGGCGATCTCGCAAGGGGCTCTATTCGTTCGGACGCGCGGGCATCTGTATTCCATTGGGAACTCAGGCGTCCCCCAGACTACTCGGGCCGCTCCGACTCTCTAG